A single genomic interval of Cyprinus carpio isolate SPL01 chromosome B24, ASM1834038v1, whole genome shotgun sequence harbors:
- the LOC109063676 gene encoding 1-phosphatidylinositol 4,5-bisphosphate phosphodiesterase delta-1-like isoform X2: MEANGNAGRFGLEGDPDLQFLLKGGDLLKVKSKSWRKTRLFRLNEDCKTVWQQTSKTFKSDSSFSLEDIDSVRYGRQTEGLQKYTDSSVEDRCFSIIFKGRRKNLDLIASSKEEAKRWVSGLEKVMTGMHSLNRQQNSEHWFYNCMRKADKNADNKMSLKELKHFLRQINIEVDDSYAEMLFKKCDTSNSGTLEGSEIKHFYDLLTYREEIDVIYGKYASTNGQMSSGDLLYFLQNEQRESVSLEYAKKLIEKYEVDETAKQNKYMSKDGFLIYLNHEEGSIFNPAHKPIYQDMHQPLNHYFISSSHNTYLMEDQLKGPSSTEAYIKALMKSCRCVELDCWDGANGEPVIYHGHTLTSKVLFKDVIKAIKEYAFKTSQYPVILSLENHCSTEQQKIMAHHLTSILGSALLTQPLGHQMPNTFPGPEELKGRFLIKGKRLNKLDAAFNNNATEDVDSVSEEDEAAELKEAEQKPKEKSSKKIKLAKELSDLVIYCKSVHFSNFEHSRDNQAFYEMASFKESKAMNLAENSATAFIHHNMDKLSRIYPAGSRTDSSNYNPVPLWNAGCQIVALNFQTPGKEMDLNQARFLPNGKCGYILKPEFQRDPASQFDPANLRVGPWLKRKTLHVMIISAQQLPKINENKQKSIVDPQVKVEIYGVPDDIASKQTHHIDNNGFNPQWNTKFQFTIHVPELALVRFVVEDYDAASHNDLIGLYTLPFTSMQNGYRHVPLLTKRGNLIPSAGLFVHIMALDA; this comes from the exons ATGGAAGCCAATGGAAATGCCGGCAGATTCG GTCTGGAGGGAGACCCAGACCTGCAGTTTTTGCTGAAAGGTGGAGACTTACTAAAGGTGAAGTCCAAGTCATGGAGAAAGACCCGCTTATTTCGACTGAATGAAGACTGCAAGACTGTGTGGCAACAGACCAGCAAGACTTTCAAGAGTGACTCCAGCT TCAGTCTGGAGGACATCGATTCAGTGCGGTATGGCCGTCAGACTGAAGGGCTGCAGAAGTACACTGACTCCTCAGTGGAAGACCGCTGCTTCTCCATCATCTTTAAAGGTCGACGGAAGAATCTGGACTTGATCGCCTCATCCAAAGAGGAGGCCAAGAGATGGGTCAGCGGTCTGGAGAAGGTCATGACTGGCATGCACAGCCTCAACCGACAGCAGAACAGTGAACA CTGGTTCTATAACTGCATGCGCAAGGCAGACAAGAATGCAGACAACAAAATGTCCTTGAAGGAGTTGAAGCATTTCCTACGTCAGATCAATATCGAGGTGGACGACAGTTACGCCGAGATGCTTTTCAAG AAATGTGACACATCAAACTCAGGCACTCTGGAGGGATCTGAGATTAAACACTTCTACGATTTACTGACTTACCGGGAGGAAATTGATGTGATCTATGGAAAGTACGCGAGTACTAATGGACAGATGAGCTCTGGCGACCTGTTGTACTTTCTTCAAAATGAGCAGAGGGAGTCAGTGTCTTTGGAGTATGCAAAGAAGCTTATTGAGAAATATGAGGTGGATGAGACAG CCAAACAGAACAAGTACATGAGCAAAGATGGTTTCCTGATTTACCTGAACCATGAAGAAGGCTCCATCTTTAACCCCGCCCACAAACCTATATACCAAGACATGCATCAGCCACTCAATCATTACTTCATTTCCTCTTCCCACAACACCTATCTGATGGAGGACCAGCTGAAGGGGCCTAGCAGCACAGAAGCCTATATCAA AGCGCTGATGAAGAGCTGTCGCTGTGTGGAGCTGGATTGCTGGGACGGTGCAAACGGAGAGCCGGTCATTTACCACGGCCACACGCTCACATCCAAAGTGCTCTTCAAAGATGTCATCAAAGCCATCAAAGAATATGCTTTCAAA ACCTCACAGTATCCAGTGATCCTGTCTTTGGAGAACCATTGCTCCACAGAGCAGCAGAAGATCATGGCCCATCACTTAACCTCCATCCTGGGCAGTGCTTTGCTCACTCAGCCCCTGGGGCATCAAATGCCCAACACTTTTCCAGGACCTGAG GAGCTGAAAGGACGTTTCCTGATCAAGGGCAAGCGTTTGAACAAACTGGATGCGGCATTCAACAACAACGCCACAGAGGACGTGGACAGTGTGTCAGAGGAAGACGAGGCTGCTGAACTCAAAGAGGCTGAACAGAAACCAAAGGAAAAG AGTTCCAAAAAGATCAAGCTGGCTAAGGAGCTGTCAGACCTGGTCATCTACTGCAAGAGTGTCCATTTCAGCAACTTCGAGCATTCAAGAGATAACCAAGCTTTCTATGAGATGGCCTCCTTCAAGGAGAGCAAAGCAATGAACCTGGCAGAAAACTCAG CTACGGCATTTATTCATCACAACATGGATAAGCTGAGCAGAATCTACCCAGCTGGCTCCAGAACCGATTCATCCAACTACAATCCGGTGCCACTGTGGAACGCCGGCTGCCAAATAG TGGCTCTAAACTTCCAGACTCCTGGTAAGGAGATGGATCTGAATCAGGCCCGCTTTCTACCTAATGGCAAGTGTGGCTATATACTTAAGCCAGAGTTTCAGAGGGACCCTGCCTCACAGTTTGACCCCGCAAACCTCAGAGTAGGCCCCTGGCTGAAGAGAAAGACCTTGCATGTCATG atCATATCAGCCCAGCAGCTGCCTAAGATCAATGAAAACAAGCAGAAGTCCATCGTGGACCCTCAGGTCAAGGTGGAGATCTACGGTGTGCCCGACGACATCGCCAGCAAACAGACACACCACATTGACAACAATG GTTTCAATCCTCAGTGGAACACTAAATTCCAGTTCACTATTCACGTGCCGGAACTGGCCTTGGTGCGGTTTGTGGTGGAGGACTACGACGCTGCTTCCCATAATGACTTGATTGGCCTGTACACTCTGCCCTTCACCAGCATGCAGAATG GATACCGCCATGTGCCTCTGCTCACGAAGAGAGGAAATCTCATTCCTTCAGCGGGACTGTTTGTACACATCATGGCTCTTGATGCCTAA
- the LOC109063676 gene encoding 1-phosphatidylinositol 4,5-bisphosphate phosphodiesterase delta-1-like isoform X1: MSCVRKLRKRTKSQELVYQEQCKVVAQENGKRIGLEGDPDLQFLLKGGDLLKVKSKSWRKTRLFRLNEDCKTVWQQTSKTFKSDSSFSLEDIDSVRYGRQTEGLQKYTDSSVEDRCFSIIFKGRRKNLDLIASSKEEAKRWVSGLEKVMTGMHSLNRQQNSEHWFYNCMRKADKNADNKMSLKELKHFLRQINIEVDDSYAEMLFKKCDTSNSGTLEGSEIKHFYDLLTYREEIDVIYGKYASTNGQMSSGDLLYFLQNEQRESVSLEYAKKLIEKYEVDETAKQNKYMSKDGFLIYLNHEEGSIFNPAHKPIYQDMHQPLNHYFISSSHNTYLMEDQLKGPSSTEAYIKALMKSCRCVELDCWDGANGEPVIYHGHTLTSKVLFKDVIKAIKEYAFKTSQYPVILSLENHCSTEQQKIMAHHLTSILGSALLTQPLGHQMPNTFPGPEELKGRFLIKGKRLNKLDAAFNNNATEDVDSVSEEDEAAELKEAEQKPKEKSSKKIKLAKELSDLVIYCKSVHFSNFEHSRDNQAFYEMASFKESKAMNLAENSATAFIHHNMDKLSRIYPAGSRTDSSNYNPVPLWNAGCQIVALNFQTPGKEMDLNQARFLPNGKCGYILKPEFQRDPASQFDPANLRVGPWLKRKTLHVMIISAQQLPKINENKQKSIVDPQVKVEIYGVPDDIASKQTHHIDNNGFNPQWNTKFQFTIHVPELALVRFVVEDYDAASHNDLIGLYTLPFTSMQNGYRHVPLLTKRGNLIPSAGLFVHIMALDA; encoded by the exons ATGTCTTGTGTGCGTAAGCTTCGCAAAAGGACGAAATCCCAGGAGTTAGTTTACCAAGAGCAGTGCAAGGTCGTGGCACAAGAGAATGGGAAACGCATAG GTCTGGAGGGAGACCCAGACCTGCAGTTTTTGCTGAAAGGTGGAGACTTACTAAAGGTGAAGTCCAAGTCATGGAGAAAGACCCGCTTATTTCGACTGAATGAAGACTGCAAGACTGTGTGGCAACAGACCAGCAAGACTTTCAAGAGTGACTCCAGCT TCAGTCTGGAGGACATCGATTCAGTGCGGTATGGCCGTCAGACTGAAGGGCTGCAGAAGTACACTGACTCCTCAGTGGAAGACCGCTGCTTCTCCATCATCTTTAAAGGTCGACGGAAGAATCTGGACTTGATCGCCTCATCCAAAGAGGAGGCCAAGAGATGGGTCAGCGGTCTGGAGAAGGTCATGACTGGCATGCACAGCCTCAACCGACAGCAGAACAGTGAACA CTGGTTCTATAACTGCATGCGCAAGGCAGACAAGAATGCAGACAACAAAATGTCCTTGAAGGAGTTGAAGCATTTCCTACGTCAGATCAATATCGAGGTGGACGACAGTTACGCCGAGATGCTTTTCAAG AAATGTGACACATCAAACTCAGGCACTCTGGAGGGATCTGAGATTAAACACTTCTACGATTTACTGACTTACCGGGAGGAAATTGATGTGATCTATGGAAAGTACGCGAGTACTAATGGACAGATGAGCTCTGGCGACCTGTTGTACTTTCTTCAAAATGAGCAGAGGGAGTCAGTGTCTTTGGAGTATGCAAAGAAGCTTATTGAGAAATATGAGGTGGATGAGACAG CCAAACAGAACAAGTACATGAGCAAAGATGGTTTCCTGATTTACCTGAACCATGAAGAAGGCTCCATCTTTAACCCCGCCCACAAACCTATATACCAAGACATGCATCAGCCACTCAATCATTACTTCATTTCCTCTTCCCACAACACCTATCTGATGGAGGACCAGCTGAAGGGGCCTAGCAGCACAGAAGCCTATATCAA AGCGCTGATGAAGAGCTGTCGCTGTGTGGAGCTGGATTGCTGGGACGGTGCAAACGGAGAGCCGGTCATTTACCACGGCCACACGCTCACATCCAAAGTGCTCTTCAAAGATGTCATCAAAGCCATCAAAGAATATGCTTTCAAA ACCTCACAGTATCCAGTGATCCTGTCTTTGGAGAACCATTGCTCCACAGAGCAGCAGAAGATCATGGCCCATCACTTAACCTCCATCCTGGGCAGTGCTTTGCTCACTCAGCCCCTGGGGCATCAAATGCCCAACACTTTTCCAGGACCTGAG GAGCTGAAAGGACGTTTCCTGATCAAGGGCAAGCGTTTGAACAAACTGGATGCGGCATTCAACAACAACGCCACAGAGGACGTGGACAGTGTGTCAGAGGAAGACGAGGCTGCTGAACTCAAAGAGGCTGAACAGAAACCAAAGGAAAAG AGTTCCAAAAAGATCAAGCTGGCTAAGGAGCTGTCAGACCTGGTCATCTACTGCAAGAGTGTCCATTTCAGCAACTTCGAGCATTCAAGAGATAACCAAGCTTTCTATGAGATGGCCTCCTTCAAGGAGAGCAAAGCAATGAACCTGGCAGAAAACTCAG CTACGGCATTTATTCATCACAACATGGATAAGCTGAGCAGAATCTACCCAGCTGGCTCCAGAACCGATTCATCCAACTACAATCCGGTGCCACTGTGGAACGCCGGCTGCCAAATAG TGGCTCTAAACTTCCAGACTCCTGGTAAGGAGATGGATCTGAATCAGGCCCGCTTTCTACCTAATGGCAAGTGTGGCTATATACTTAAGCCAGAGTTTCAGAGGGACCCTGCCTCACAGTTTGACCCCGCAAACCTCAGAGTAGGCCCCTGGCTGAAGAGAAAGACCTTGCATGTCATG atCATATCAGCCCAGCAGCTGCCTAAGATCAATGAAAACAAGCAGAAGTCCATCGTGGACCCTCAGGTCAAGGTGGAGATCTACGGTGTGCCCGACGACATCGCCAGCAAACAGACACACCACATTGACAACAATG GTTTCAATCCTCAGTGGAACACTAAATTCCAGTTCACTATTCACGTGCCGGAACTGGCCTTGGTGCGGTTTGTGGTGGAGGACTACGACGCTGCTTCCCATAATGACTTGATTGGCCTGTACACTCTGCCCTTCACCAGCATGCAGAATG GATACCGCCATGTGCCTCTGCTCACGAAGAGAGGAAATCTCATTCCTTCAGCGGGACTGTTTGTACACATCATGGCTCTTGATGCCTAA